The following proteins are encoded in a genomic region of Ornithinibacillus sp. 4-3:
- a CDS encoding argininosuccinate synthase — MVKDKIVLAYSGGLDTSVAIKWLQDKYGYDVIAVALDVGEGKDLDFVKQKALDVGAIKSYVIDAKKLYAEEYVLPALQANLLYEGKYPLISALSRPLIAKILVDIAEEEGAVAVAHGCTGKGNDQVRFDVAFTALNPELKIVAPVREWAMSREEEIEYAKEHDIPIPINLDSPYSIDQNLWGRSNECGILEDPWMEAPEDAFGLTVDPLDAPDEAQIIEIIFEKGKPVSLDGKKLDLDELILTLNDITGKHGIGRIDHVENRLVGIKSREVYEAPAAMTLINAHQELEALTLPREVAEFKPIVEQKLAQTVYYGLWYSPLTEALQAFIEKTQEHVSGKVKVKLYKGQAQVVGRESANSLYDFDLATYNKDDAFDHDAALGFIKLWGLPTQVHAAVNGPQGKSSIEKVNLEVKEAVNP, encoded by the coding sequence GTGGTAAAAGATAAGATAGTTCTAGCTTATTCTGGTGGATTAGATACATCTGTAGCAATAAAATGGTTACAGGATAAATATGGTTATGATGTCATTGCTGTAGCGTTGGATGTTGGGGAAGGTAAAGATTTGGATTTTGTAAAACAAAAAGCGTTGGATGTTGGTGCAATAAAATCATATGTTATTGATGCAAAGAAATTATATGCGGAAGAGTATGTTCTTCCGGCATTGCAGGCTAATTTGCTTTATGAAGGGAAATATCCATTAATTTCAGCATTATCCCGCCCATTGATTGCAAAAATATTGGTAGACATTGCTGAAGAAGAAGGAGCAGTAGCAGTAGCCCATGGCTGTACGGGTAAAGGAAATGACCAAGTCCGTTTTGATGTAGCATTTACCGCATTAAATCCCGAATTAAAAATTGTTGCACCGGTACGTGAATGGGCAATGTCAAGAGAAGAAGAAATTGAATATGCCAAAGAACATGATATTCCTATTCCAATTAATTTAGATAGCCCATATAGTATTGATCAAAATTTATGGGGAAGAAGTAATGAATGTGGCATTTTAGAAGATCCATGGATGGAAGCACCAGAGGATGCATTTGGTTTAACTGTAGATCCTTTGGATGCGCCAGATGAAGCACAGATCATTGAAATAATTTTTGAAAAAGGAAAGCCGGTTTCATTAGACGGTAAAAAATTAGATTTAGATGAGTTAATCCTAACATTAAATGATATTACTGGAAAACATGGTATCGGCAGAATTGATCATGTTGAAAATCGTTTAGTTGGAATTAAATCTAGAGAAGTTTATGAGGCTCCAGCTGCAATGACTTTGATTAATGCGCATCAAGAGCTAGAGGCATTAACATTACCTCGTGAAGTGGCGGAATTTAAACCAATTGTTGAACAAAAGCTAGCACAAACAGTTTATTATGGACTATGGTATTCTCCATTAACGGAAGCATTACAAGCTTTTATTGAGAAAACACAGGAACATGTTTCTGGTAAGGTAAAAGTGAAGCTTTATAAAGGACAGGCGCAAGTTGTAGGAAGAGAATCTGCGAATTCTTTATATGATTTTGACTTAGCAACTTATAATAAAGACGATGCGTTCGATCATGATGCCGCATTAGGTTTTATAAAACTATGGGGATTGCCTACACAGGTGCATGCAGCAGTGAATGGACCTCAAGGAAAGAGCTCGATTGAGAAAGTAAATTTAGAGGTAAAAGAAGCTGTTAATCCGTAA
- a CDS encoding M20 family metallopeptidase: MNKTNLESAIALRRELHQHPELSNEEVWTKQHLIEFLQKNTTNIEIIDKGEWFYAAYRVGKDKKNIAFRADYDALPMDEVIDIPWGSQFPGKAHKCGHDGHSATLAAFALEVDQKGAEHNIFFLFQPAEEVGAGALKCLPLIEEEKVDEIYGYHNMSGMPAHSINIMKGVTQCASTGMIIKMVGAPAHASQPETGVNPAFAIANIIQSIPELTKESDGILLCTVIQVDIGERAFGMSASKGELLLTLRALYEDEMTALRDSLIDLANQEAEKYGLTVSFEYSDTFPETRNHDESVDVIMNVAKEKGYVVNEMDKPFRGSEDYGHYTKLTKGAFCFIGNGEDHPPVHTSAYDFRDDLIEVACDLFKGISGTN; the protein is encoded by the coding sequence ATGAATAAAACAAATCTTGAATCAGCAATCGCTTTACGCCGTGAATTACATCAGCATCCAGAGCTTTCAAATGAAGAAGTATGGACAAAACAACATTTAATTGAATTTCTCCAAAAGAATACGACAAACATCGAGATTATTGATAAAGGTGAATGGTTTTATGCTGCTTATCGTGTAGGGAAAGACAAGAAAAACATTGCTTTTCGTGCAGATTATGATGCACTACCAATGGATGAAGTAATTGATATTCCTTGGGGTTCGCAGTTTCCAGGAAAGGCGCATAAATGTGGACATGATGGACATTCAGCTACTCTTGCCGCTTTTGCATTAGAAGTGGATCAAAAAGGTGCTGAACATAATATTTTCTTCCTTTTCCAGCCAGCAGAAGAAGTGGGTGCTGGTGCCTTAAAATGCTTACCACTCATTGAAGAGGAGAAAGTTGATGAAATTTATGGCTATCACAATATGAGTGGAATGCCAGCACATTCTATCAACATAATGAAGGGCGTTACACAATGTGCCTCTACAGGAATGATTATTAAAATGGTTGGTGCACCTGCACATGCAAGTCAACCAGAAACAGGTGTGAACCCAGCTTTTGCTATTGCTAATATCATCCAGTCTATTCCTGAATTAACCAAAGAAAGCGATGGTATATTACTATGTACAGTAATTCAAGTAGATATTGGAGAAAGAGCTTTTGGCATGTCTGCATCAAAAGGCGAATTATTATTGACACTTCGAGCTTTATACGAAGATGAAATGACCGCATTACGTGATTCTTTAATTGATCTAGCTAATCAAGAAGCAGAGAAGTATGGGCTTACTGTTTCCTTTGAATATAGTGATACATTTCCTGAAACACGTAACCATGATGAGAGTGTAGATGTCATTATGAATGTAGCTAAAGAAAAAGGCTATGTTGTAAATGAAATGGATAAGCCTTTCCGAGGCTCAGAAGACTATGGACATTATACGAAGCTAACAAAAGGAGCTTTTTGTTTTATTGGAAATGGCGAAGACCATCCACCTGTGCATACATCAGCCTATGATTTTCGTGATGATTTAATTGAAGTAGCTTGTGACCTGTTTAAAGGGATTTCAGGAACAAATTAA
- a CDS encoding carboxymuconolactone decarboxylase family protein has protein sequence MRKVISKGIVKGAGFMNLKNRMNYFKVGSEAMEHVMSLEQYVRKIKLDRRLKALIKVYVSKLNGCSYCIAMHTKEAKKLKADENILQNIMDWKELTALEEKEKVAFELAEHITFVSELRVDDSLYDKVRSHYNEKEYFDLVMLINQINSWNRLAISMGNSAND, from the coding sequence ATGAGAAAAGTGATTAGCAAAGGAATCGTCAAAGGGGCTGGCTTTATGAATTTAAAGAACCGAATGAATTATTTCAAAGTTGGTTCAGAAGCGATGGAACATGTGATGAGCTTAGAACAATATGTGAGAAAAATAAAACTAGATAGAAGATTAAAAGCTTTGATTAAAGTATATGTATCTAAATTAAATGGATGTTCTTATTGTATTGCAATGCACACAAAAGAAGCGAAAAAGTTAAAAGCGGATGAAAATATACTTCAGAATATAATGGATTGGAAGGAATTAACTGCTTTAGAAGAAAAGGAAAAAGTGGCTTTTGAGCTAGCTGAACACATCACCTTTGTTTCGGAGTTAAGAGTGGATGACAGTCTCTATGATAAAGTCCGATCTCATTATAATGAAAAAGAGTACTTTGATTTAGTAATGCTGATTAATCAAATCAATTCATGGAATCGTCTAGCTATTTCGATGGGGAATAGTGCAAATGACTAA
- a CDS encoding RraA family protein, with protein sequence MKILPREKTWISDELKARCEEVEPATIGHYLHFGFMDPKISPVFDNVKMVGQAFTVKTTSYDSVMVHKAVSLAEEGDVLVIDRSGDTKHACVGEMVVYAAKARKLAGIIIDGPSTDIQAIRELGVPVFSTGLSPITTKLIGNSGEINTTVQCGGVTVNPGDLIIADDNGALVMPKDKEDLEEIIARAEANEANEANTKQKLDSGVPLASITRADSFLREQGLID encoded by the coding sequence ATGAAAATTTTGCCAAGAGAAAAGACATGGATTTCTGACGAATTAAAAGCAAGATGTGAAGAGGTAGAACCAGCAACAATTGGTCATTATTTACACTTTGGATTTATGGACCCGAAAATTAGCCCAGTATTTGATAATGTAAAAATGGTTGGGCAAGCATTTACAGTAAAAACAACTTCTTATGATTCAGTGATGGTACATAAAGCAGTGAGCTTAGCAGAGGAAGGTGATGTATTAGTTATTGATCGTAGTGGTGATACGAAGCATGCTTGTGTAGGCGAAATGGTAGTATATGCAGCAAAAGCTAGAAAGCTTGCTGGAATTATTATTGATGGTCCTTCTACAGATATTCAAGCAATTCGTGAATTAGGTGTCCCAGTATTTTCAACAGGGTTATCCCCAATTACAACTAAACTAATTGGTAACAGTGGAGAGATTAACACAACCGTACAATGTGGAGGTGTAACTGTTAATCCTGGAGATTTAATTATTGCTGATGATAATGGTGCATTAGTTATGCCAAAAGACAAGGAAGACTTAGAAGAGATTATTGCACGTGCGGAAGCAAATGAAGCAAATGAAGCAAATACAAAACAGAAGCTAGATTCAGGTGTACCTCTTGCTTCAATTACTAGAGCAGATAGTTTCCTTCGCGAGCAGGGATTAATTGACTAA
- a CDS encoding carbon-nitrogen hydrolase family protein — MKVSVVQLNPQADKEKNIAKALGFIDEAAKEGADLVSLPEYTDFMGGDEEKLGVAEDIPGGYASSKFSEKAKEHGIYIHVGSIRETGENGKIYNTSLVINREGKIIGKYRKIHLFDIEIEGKVSAKESDTITPGDEVVLVDTEFGKLGLSICYDLRFPELFRTMALQGAKVLFIPAAFTLYTGIHHWETLLKARAIENQCFVVAAGQFGSYPPDGKTLFGSSMVVDPWGIAIARAPEREGVITANLDFADIDHTRQNVPCYNHRKPELYQL; from the coding sequence ATGAAAGTTTCAGTTGTACAATTGAACCCGCAAGCTGATAAAGAAAAAAATATTGCAAAAGCTCTAGGTTTTATTGATGAGGCTGCAAAAGAAGGAGCAGATCTAGTCTCTTTACCAGAATATACGGATTTCATGGGTGGTGACGAAGAGAAGCTTGGTGTGGCAGAAGATATTCCCGGTGGTTATGCGAGCTCCAAGTTTTCGGAAAAAGCAAAGGAGCATGGAATTTATATTCATGTAGGAAGTATTCGTGAAACAGGGGAAAATGGAAAAATTTATAATACAAGCTTAGTAATCAATAGGGAAGGAAAGATTATTGGCAAATACCGTAAGATTCACCTATTCGATATTGAAATTGAAGGAAAAGTAAGTGCAAAAGAATCTGATACGATTACTCCAGGGGATGAAGTAGTCTTAGTAGATACGGAATTCGGTAAGCTTGGTTTAAGTATTTGTTATGACCTTCGTTTTCCGGAATTATTCCGTACGATGGCTCTACAAGGGGCAAAAGTATTATTTATACCAGCGGCATTTACACTTTACACAGGTATTCATCACTGGGAAACATTATTAAAAGCAAGAGCAATTGAGAACCAATGCTTCGTCGTTGCAGCTGGTCAATTTGGATCTTATCCACCAGATGGAAAGACATTATTTGGAAGCAGTATGGTTGTTGATCCATGGGGAATTGCTATTGCACGTGCACCAGAAAGAGAAGGAGTTATTACAGCGAATTTAGACTTTGCAGATATTGATCATACGAGACAAAATGTACCTTGTTATAATCATCGTAAACCGGAGTTATATCAGTTGTAG
- a CDS encoding ABC transporter substrate-binding protein — MRNRKFLLIFLVLILSAFIIGCSSKDEEANGSDQGTAVDDTEASGKLDIAFHLTLPQLDPHMTTDIGVRDVSIHIYEGLLAVNGDMEIVPMLAESYEESEDGKQITFNLRQGIKFHNEKEMKAEDVVASLNRWQKMSTQAKNYISDVTFEEVDEYTVVANVPNPSIMTLAVIASYNQFPAIMPKEVVEAVGEDRIEEVIGTGPYKLEEFRQDQYVHITKYDEYQAREEAPGGLAGEKKAQVKDLYFHIVPDISTRIAGIQSGEYDVATSIPHDSVDQLEQADNIDIQITRTPWDDAVLNKKGKFQDIKLRQAVNAALDKEALLLAAYGNEEYFELNHSLVPAEQTDWLSDAGKDIYETYDPELAKQLLDEAGYDGEEIILLSSQERKYLYDMSVVAQEQLKNIGMNVKLENTDWATFITDIGDENAWDMYLGTLGYNPVITEALFWNPNWYGWHDSEEMNEVVEDVLRAGTVENAAQYTDDLHQVFYDYLPVIKIGDGSQLIATNSNLDGFIYHMTSGVYWNISKNE; from the coding sequence ATGCGTAATAGAAAATTTCTACTTATTTTTTTGGTTCTAATATTAAGCGCTTTCATTATTGGATGTAGCTCGAAAGATGAAGAAGCTAATGGCTCTGATCAGGGAACAGCAGTAGATGACACAGAAGCATCAGGGAAGCTAGATATTGCGTTTCATCTAACTTTGCCACAATTGGATCCACATATGACAACAGATATTGGGGTTCGTGATGTATCCATTCATATTTATGAAGGATTATTAGCTGTAAATGGTGACATGGAGATTGTACCTATGTTGGCAGAGTCTTATGAAGAAAGTGAAGATGGTAAGCAAATTACATTTAACTTGAGACAAGGTATTAAATTCCATAATGAAAAAGAAATGAAGGCAGAGGATGTTGTCGCTAGCTTAAATAGATGGCAAAAAATGTCCACACAAGCAAAAAATTATATTAGTGATGTAACTTTTGAGGAAGTAGACGAGTACACAGTAGTAGCAAATGTACCAAATCCAAGTATTATGACGCTTGCTGTTATTGCAAGCTATAATCAGTTCCCAGCAATTATGCCAAAAGAAGTTGTAGAAGCAGTTGGCGAAGATCGTATAGAAGAAGTAATTGGTACTGGACCATATAAACTAGAAGAGTTCCGCCAAGATCAATATGTGCATATTACAAAATATGATGAATATCAAGCACGCGAAGAAGCGCCTGGTGGCTTAGCAGGTGAGAAGAAAGCACAAGTGAAAGATTTGTATTTTCATATTGTTCCTGACATTTCCACACGTATTGCGGGTATCCAATCAGGGGAATATGATGTAGCTACAAGCATTCCACATGATAGTGTAGATCAGCTTGAACAAGCAGATAATATAGATATCCAAATCACAAGAACACCTTGGGATGATGCCGTATTAAATAAAAAAGGAAAATTCCAAGACATTAAACTAAGACAAGCTGTTAATGCTGCATTAGATAAAGAAGCATTATTGCTAGCCGCGTATGGTAATGAAGAGTATTTTGAATTAAATCACTCTTTAGTACCTGCTGAACAAACAGATTGGTTATCTGATGCAGGTAAAGACATTTATGAAACTTATGATCCTGAGCTTGCTAAACAATTGTTAGATGAAGCTGGATATGATGGGGAAGAAATTATTTTATTAAGTAGTCAAGAGCGTAAATATTTATATGATATGTCCGTTGTTGCCCAAGAACAGCTGAAAAATATTGGAATGAATGTGAAGCTAGAGAATACAGATTGGGCTACCTTTATTACAGATATTGGTGATGAGAATGCATGGGATATGTATCTAGGTACTCTAGGCTATAACCCTGTTATTACAGAAGCGCTGTTCTGGAATCCAAACTGGTATGGTTGGCATGATAGCGAGGAAATGAATGAAGTAGTTGAAGATGTATTGCGAGCAGGAACAGTTGAAAATGCAGCACAGTATACAGATGACTTACACCAAGTATTTTATGATTATTTACCAGTGATAAAAATTGGTGATGGCAGTCAGTTAATCGCAACAAACAGTAATTTAGATGGTTTCATTTACCACATGACTTCTGGCGTCTACTGGAATATATCAAAAAATGAATGA
- a CDS encoding TetR/AcrR family transcriptional regulator, with translation MIYNTQNPVALQSQKWLVEALLALMREKPYRDIKIKDITNKAQVDRSTFYRNFSSKEDILNLHVRQLAETYVKRLKAHKTLSMETVAQILITLCFENIQFLTLLRKEGLSYFVLNHFNEKLPAIQKILADRFDYQIHPDYVQYALAFNAGGMWNMLMMWIDNGMKEDISYLIKGFEEIAKFNAMRADKRE, from the coding sequence ATGATTTATAACACACAAAATCCAGTTGCATTGCAATCTCAAAAATGGCTAGTAGAAGCATTATTAGCTTTGATGAGAGAAAAACCTTATCGCGATATTAAAATAAAAGACATTACGAACAAGGCTCAAGTAGATCGTAGTACATTCTATCGAAATTTTAGTAGTAAGGAAGATATTTTGAACTTACATGTTCGGCAACTTGCTGAAACATATGTAAAAAGACTAAAAGCACATAAAACCTTATCTATGGAAACAGTAGCACAAATCTTGATTACACTCTGTTTTGAAAACATTCAATTTCTGACCTTGTTGCGAAAAGAAGGTCTCTCTTATTTTGTACTAAATCATTTTAATGAAAAATTACCAGCGATACAAAAAATATTGGCAGATCGTTTTGACTATCAAATCCATCCTGATTATGTACAATATGCCTTAGCTTTTAATGCGGGAGGAATGTGGAATATGCTTATGATGTGGATAGATAATGGTATGAAAGAAGATATCTCTTATTTAATTAAAGGTTTTGAAGAGATTGCGAAATTCAATGCCATGAGAGCCGACAAACGTGAATAG
- a CDS encoding CoA pyrophosphatase has protein sequence MFIESLKEQLQRNKRLFIGEETAFQASIMVPLVEVDNEWHVLFQVRSLTLRKQPGDISFPGGRIDSSDSTPLAAAIRETHEELGIDPTDIEVIGEISPYISTPSFVVYPFVAKLDQKKIIINKDEVEKVFTIPLPWLLQCEPSKHIVEIHPQPAEDFPFEKIMNGKNYQWRNRALEEYFYDYDTYTIWGLTARILKHFIEIIKTEKDGNFPF, from the coding sequence ATGTTCATTGAATCATTGAAGGAACAGCTTCAGCGAAACAAGCGATTATTTATTGGTGAAGAGACGGCTTTTCAAGCGTCAATCATGGTTCCGTTAGTGGAAGTCGATAACGAATGGCATGTGCTTTTTCAAGTTCGTTCATTAACGCTACGGAAACAACCTGGCGATATTAGTTTTCCTGGTGGGCGTATCGATAGCTCAGATTCAACTCCCTTAGCAGCGGCTATTCGTGAAACACATGAGGAATTAGGAATTGATCCAACTGATATTGAGGTTATTGGAGAAATAAGCCCTTATATCTCAACCCCATCCTTTGTCGTATATCCCTTTGTTGCAAAATTAGATCAAAAGAAAATAATAATAAATAAAGATGAAGTGGAAAAAGTATTTACTATTCCTTTACCTTGGCTTCTGCAATGTGAACCAAGTAAACATATAGTAGAGATTCATCCACAACCAGCAGAAGATTTTCCTTTTGAAAAAATAATGAATGGAAAAAATTATCAATGGAGAAACAGAGCTTTAGAAGAGTATTTTTATGATTATGATACGTATACGATTTGGGGGCTAACCGCACGTATTTTAAAGCATTTTATTGAAATAATTAAAACAGAAAAGGATGGAAATTTCCCTTTTTAG
- the aspA gene encoding aspartate ammonia-lyase: MANIETRLERDFLGEKEVPVDAYYGIQTLRAVENFPITGYHIHEELINGMAIVKKSAALANMEVQSLSKEIGEAIVQAADELLAGQFHDQVIVDPIQGGAGTSVNMNVNEVIANRAIEILGHPKGDYTYCSPNTHVNMSQSTNDAFPTAIHIAVLRLMEKLIKTTETMRDVFHQKADEFSDVIKMGRTHLQDAVPIRLGQEFEAYSRVLTRDIKRIKQSRQHLYDLNMGATAVGTGLNADPNYIASVVKHLAEISGLPLVGADHLVDATQNTDAYTEVSAALKVCMMNMSKIANDLRLMASGPRAGLAEIYLPARQPGSSIMPGKVNPVMAELINQVAFQVIGNDHTICLASEAGQMELNVMEPVLVFNLLQSISIMDNAFGTFTENCLKGITANDERLRNYVEQSVGIITAVNPHIGYERAAQIAAEAIASGEPVRDLCIRHGVLTEDELNLILDPFEMTDPGIAGAELLKDHK; the protein is encoded by the coding sequence ATGGCAAATATAGAGACGCGTTTGGAAAGAGACTTTTTAGGAGAAAAAGAAGTGCCAGTAGATGCATATTACGGGATTCAAACCCTCCGTGCAGTAGAAAACTTTCCAATAACTGGATACCATATTCATGAAGAATTAATCAATGGGATGGCTATTGTAAAAAAATCTGCAGCATTGGCAAATATGGAGGTACAGTCTTTATCTAAGGAAATTGGTGAAGCAATTGTTCAAGCAGCAGATGAATTATTAGCAGGACAATTTCATGATCAAGTTATTGTCGATCCTATCCAAGGTGGAGCGGGTACATCTGTCAATATGAACGTTAATGAAGTTATTGCTAATCGTGCAATTGAAATTCTTGGACACCCAAAAGGTGATTATACATATTGTAGTCCAAATACACATGTAAACATGTCACAATCGACAAATGATGCATTTCCTACTGCGATTCATATTGCAGTGCTTCGATTAATGGAAAAATTAATTAAGACAACTGAAACAATGCGAGATGTATTCCATCAGAAGGCAGATGAATTTAGTGATGTCATTAAAATGGGACGCACACATTTACAAGATGCAGTGCCAATTCGCTTAGGGCAAGAATTTGAAGCATATAGTCGTGTGCTAACTCGTGATATTAAGCGTATTAAGCAATCACGCCAACACTTGTATGATTTAAATATGGGAGCAACTGCGGTTGGGACAGGTTTAAATGCTGATCCTAATTATATTGCTTCAGTAGTGAAGCACTTAGCAGAAATTAGTGGCTTACCATTAGTTGGCGCAGATCATTTAGTAGATGCTACACAAAATACAGATGCATATACAGAGGTTTCAGCAGCGCTTAAAGTGTGTATGATGAACATGTCAAAAATTGCGAATGATTTAAGGTTAATGGCATCTGGTCCTAGAGCAGGATTAGCAGAAATTTATTTGCCAGCAAGACAGCCAGGATCTTCTATCATGCCAGGAAAAGTAAATCCAGTAATGGCTGAATTAATTAACCAGGTTGCTTTCCAGGTTATTGGTAATGACCATACGATTTGTTTAGCATCAGAAGCTGGACAAATGGAGTTAAATGTAATGGAACCAGTTCTCGTGTTTAATCTATTACAATCAATCAGTATAATGGATAATGCATTTGGTACCTTTACAGAAAATTGCTTAAAGGGAATTACTGCAAATGATGAACGTTTACGTAATTATGTGGAACAAAGTGTTGGTATTATTACTGCTGTAAATCCACATATAGGTTATGAGCGCGCTGCACAAATTGCCGCAGAAGCTATCGCTAGTGGAGAGCCAGTACGTGATTTATGTATCCGTCACGGTGTATTAACAGAAGATGAATTGAACTTAATTCTTGATCCATTCGAAATGACAGATCCAGGAATCGCTGGTGCAGAATTATTAAAAGATCATAAGTAA
- a CDS encoding zinc ribbon domain-containing protein: MEKFCHECGSKINKEDAFCPECGTSVLADATLTPKQEQTNEIKQDTVAQSTKKPMSRKQKSLFVIIGILFAIVIGIFAWANSYYSAENVEKRFIKAVEEKNTKAILSMVKVTAGNEVTKEEIDAFLAFAKAESVYIDNELRNLAARAGSFQDGLLTIREDGKWLGIIPKHRVFMQGQYIGVEYPFADVNTTLNGRAFTVLEENEGITTYGPLAPGIYQIENDYEGEYAKVSSADEMTLWDSSGRAYNYYVSLDASNIMFEVIDHDLPIQGITLKMGDNEIKANADLTFEPIGPMPIDGQVKYLPVIEFPWGTIEGEEQTIDDSYISIDASIVDDEFVDQLAEVVLAYGEGYYEALASLDASKVENATTWAFNDLKDVIKDMKNIERNFTGEIEHMEIDSNSISLSANKAYIDVHYYTNQAYYWSDSEPKLENKVDAFQITLEYDQNEKKWLFYDKSSSYHAFDSYATVKKYDGNRELYGSGTPDKKAEKVSADTNEEDLNDELDAFIRTYNEKSVEAINEEDISIVEPYIDSKGPRLKEQTDYLTNHLIPNEITQELVASKIESYTKQDDETYEVTTIEEFIIYKPGEENKTKFRTVNLVKKVDDEWKLHELVSTNAID, from the coding sequence ATGGAAAAATTTTGTCATGAATGTGGCAGTAAAATAAACAAAGAGGACGCATTTTGTCCTGAATGTGGAACAAGTGTATTAGCAGATGCTACTTTAACTCCCAAGCAAGAACAAACAAATGAAATAAAACAAGACACTGTAGCTCAATCAACGAAAAAACCTATGTCGAGAAAGCAAAAAAGTTTATTTGTGATTATCGGTATTTTATTTGCGATTGTTATAGGTATATTTGCATGGGCAAATAGTTATTATTCAGCTGAAAATGTAGAGAAACGTTTTATTAAGGCGGTTGAGGAAAAGAATACAAAAGCGATTCTAAGCATGGTAAAGGTTACAGCAGGAAATGAAGTAACGAAAGAAGAGATAGACGCTTTTCTTGCTTTTGCAAAAGCTGAGTCAGTTTATATAGACAATGAACTACGTAATTTGGCAGCACGTGCTGGAAGCTTTCAGGATGGATTGCTAACAATTAGAGAAGATGGTAAATGGTTAGGGATTATTCCAAAGCATCGTGTATTTATGCAGGGACAATATATTGGTGTTGAATATCCTTTTGCAGATGTGAACACAACATTGAATGGAAGAGCTTTTACAGTGCTGGAAGAAAATGAAGGTATAACAACATATGGTCCGCTAGCTCCAGGAATTTATCAGATAGAGAATGATTACGAAGGGGAATATGCAAAAGTAAGCTCAGCAGATGAGATGACCTTATGGGATAGTAGTGGGAGAGCATATAATTATTATGTGTCACTAGATGCATCGAATATAATGTTTGAAGTAATTGATCATGATTTACCTATTCAAGGTATAACGCTAAAAATGGGTGATAATGAAATCAAAGCGAATGCCGATTTGACCTTTGAACCAATAGGACCAATGCCAATTGATGGACAAGTAAAATATTTGCCTGTTATTGAGTTTCCGTGGGGAACGATAGAAGGAGAAGAACAAACCATTGATGATAGCTACATTTCTATTGATGCTTCTATTGTGGATGATGAGTTTGTTGATCAGCTGGCAGAAGTGGTGCTCGCATATGGGGAAGGCTATTATGAAGCTTTAGCAAGCTTAGATGCATCTAAGGTAGAAAATGCAACAACCTGGGCATTTAACGACCTTAAAGATGTAATAAAAGATATGAAAAATATAGAACGAAACTTCACCGGAGAAATAGAACATATGGAAATAGATAGTAATTCCATATCTCTTAGTGCTAATAAAGCATATATTGATGTACATTATTATACCAATCAAGCTTACTACTGGTCAGATAGTGAACCCAAATTGGAGAACAAAGTCGATGCTTTTCAAATTACTTTAGAATATGATCAGAATGAAAAAAAATGGCTTTTCTATGATAAATCCAGTTCTTATCATGCGTTTGACTCGTATGCTACGGTAAAAAAATATGATGGTAATCGGGAGTTATATGGCTCAGGTACTCCAGATAAAAAGGCAGAAAAGGTATCAGCTGATACGAATGAAGAGGATCTAAATGATGAATTAGATGCTTTTATCCGTACATATAATGAAAAGAGTGTAGAAGCAATAAATGAAGAAGATATTAGTATTGTAGAACCATATATCGATTCAAAAGGTCCCCGTCTAAAAGAACAAACAGATTATTTAACCAATCATCTTATTCCAAATGAAATTACGCAAGAGTTGGTAGCTTCAAAAATAGAATCTTACACTAAGCAAGATGATGAAACATACGAAGTAACAACAATTGAAGAATTCATTATTTATAAACCAGGGGAAGAAAATAAAACAAAATTCCGTACAGTAAACCTGGTAAAAAAAGTAGATGATGAATGGAAGTTACATGAGTTAGTGAGTACGAATGCGATAGACTAA